The window TGAGCAGGAATGGTCGGGTCCCCAGACGGGACCCGACCATTCCTGTTCACGAAGAGTAGCGGCCTACCGGTGGATGGGGGAGACCGGCACCGAGTCGAGCGTGAAGACGGGGATGCTCGAGGTGACGGGAGCCGGTTCGACCGCGGGCGGGATCGTGACTCCGTGCGCTGCGAGGCGGGCCTCGGTCTCGACCGCCGACACGGGCTCGCCGACCGTGGAGTAGTGCCCGATCGGGACGACCGAGTGCACGACGTTGCGACCGTAGACGTGCACCAGGTTGAACGACTGTGCGCCGTCGCGCCCGCGGGTGCCGCCCTGGAACTCGGTGAGGTCCTGCGTGTAGCAGGTGGCGCTGGCGACCGACACGGGGATGCCGGCGAAGACCGCACTCGTCGAGTAGTGCAGGTGCCCGGCGATGATGGCCAGCACGTCACTGCCCTCGACGACCTCGGCCAGTGCCTGCTGGTCGCGGAGCTCGACGAGGACGGTCAGGTCCTGCACGCTCGGGACGGGCGGGTGGTGCATCGCCAGGATGGTGCCGTGCGGAGCCGCCTCGGAGAGGACCTCGGCGAGCCAGTCGAGCTGCTCGGGGGAGACCTCGCCGTGGTGGCGGCCGGGGACGCTCGTGTCGAGGGTGATGACCCGGAGACCGTTGACGTCGTAGACGAAGTCGACCGGGCGGTCGGTGGGCTGGAGGCCGAAGAGCTCCTGGCGGAAGGCGCCGCGCTCGTCGTGGTTGCCCATCGCCCAGATGACCTGCGCGCCGATCCGGCGGGCAGCCGGTTCGACGATCTCGCGGACGCGAGCGTAGGCCCCCGGTTCGCCCTTGTCGGCCACGTCGCCCGTGACGACGATGGCCTCTGGCCGGGTTCCGGATGCTTCGATGTCCGCGACGATCTCGGTGAGCCGTGCGGCGGAGTCGACTCCGCCGTACAGATCACCGTCGCCGGAGACGAGGTGGGTGTCGCTGAGGTGGAGGAGGAAGTGGTTCGGCCTGGGGTGTTCGGCCGTCCGGCTGTCCATCGGGGTCTCATTCCGTTGGCGGATGCGTGGTGCAACACGTTGCCACACCGTCCTGGACGAGTCCAGCACGTGTCGGTGAACCAGCCGTGAACTGGGGGCGGCGTGTTGCCCCGTACACGAGGAAACCCCCGCCACATCGTGACGGGGGTTTCCTCGTGTGCCTCGGATCAGTGATCCCCGGGGCCGACCTGCGGAGCCTGGTGGCCTCCAGCGAGGTCCGGGCCGTGGTGGGCGGCGTGCGCTGCCTCGAGCTCGGCCTTCGAGACCGGCTCGATGCGGTCCTCGAAGAAGAAGCGGGAGATGCTCGCGCGGGCCTTCTGGACCACGGTGATCTGCCCCTTGGCGTTCGGGCGGATCATGAGCGGCTTGTACTCGTTGAACTGCAGGAGCTTCCACCGCTCGTACTCGTCGAGCTGCTCGTGCACCTCGATGTACTCACCGTGGGGGAGTCGGACGATGCGACCGGACTCGTAGCCGTGCAGGACGATCTCACGGTCCTTCTTCTGGAGTGCGAGGCACACGCGCTTCGTGATCCAGAAGGCGACGAACGGGCCGAGGACCGTCGTGGCCTGGATCACGTGGATCACGTGTTCGATCGACACCAGGAAGTGGGTCGCGATGATGTCCGACGACGCCGCAGCCCAGAGGCTGGCGTAGAGCGTGATGCCGGCGGCACCGATCGCCGTGCGGGTCGGGGCGTTGCGCGGGCGGTCCAGGATGTGGTGCTCGCGCTTGTCGCCGGTGATCCACGACTCGAGGAACGGGTACAGCAGGATCGCGAGGATGAGCAGCACCAGGACCGCGATCGGCGCCAGGATGTTGAACGACACCGTGTAGCCGAACCACACGACCTCCCAGTGCGGCGGCACCAGACGCAGTGCGCCGTCGGCGAAGCCGATGTACCAGTCGGGCTGGGTACCGGCGGAGACCGGCGAGGGGTCGTACGGGCCGTAGTTCCAGATCGGGTTGATCGTGAACATCGAGGCGATGAGGGCGATGATGCCCGCGACGATGAAGAAGAACCCACCGGCCTTGGCGGCGAACGCCGGGAGGATCGGGACACCGACGACGTTGTCGTTGGTCTTGCCCGGTCCGGCGAACTGGGTGTGCTTGTTGATGACGACGAGCACGAGGTGGACACCGAGCACCGCGACGAGGATCGCCGGCAGCAGCAGGATGTGCAGCGTGTAGAGGCGGCCGACGATGTCGGTCCCCGGGAACTCGCCACCGAAGAGCAGGTAGGCGATCCAGACGCCGATCACCGGGACACCCTCGATCATGCCGACGATGATCCGCAGCCCGTTGCCGGAGAGCAGGTCGTCGGGGAGCGAGTAGCCGGTGAAGCCCTCACCCATGGCGAGGACCCACAGCAGGAAGCCGAAGACCCAGTTGAGCTCACGCGGCTTGCGGAAGGCACCGGTGAAGAACACGCGGGCCATGTGCAGCATGATCGACGCCACGAACAGCAGGGCTGCCCAGTGGTGGACCTGGCGGACGAACAGCCCGCCGCGGATGTCGAACGAGATGTCCAGCGTGGACTGCAGGGCCGTCGACATCTCGACGCCCTTGAGCGGGACGTACGAGCCGTTGTAGACGACCTCGGCCATGGAGGCCTGGAAGAAGAACGTCAGGAACGTGCCGGAGAGCAGGACGACGACGAAGCTGTACAGCGCCACCTCGCCGAGCATGAAGCTCCAGTGGTCCGGGAAGATCTTCCGGCCGACTTCCTTGACGAGCCCCGAGATGCTGGTGCGCTCGTCGATGTAGTTGGCGACCCCGCCGATGATGCGGGATCCGCGCTCCGGAGCCGGCTTGTTCGCCGTGCTGCTCGGTGCCGTGGTGGTGGGGGTGCTGGTCATCAGCGTTCACGCTCCCAGAAGGACGGTCCGACCGGCTCGTGGAAGTCGCTCTGGGCAACCAGGTAGCCGTCGTCGTCGATCGCGATCGGAAGTTGGGGGAGGGGGCGTGCGGCCGGACCGAAGATGACCTCGCAGTTGTTCGAGACATCGAAGGTGGACTGGTGGCACGGGCACAGCAGGTGGTGCGTCTGCTGCTCGTAGAGCGCGACCGGGCATCCGACGTGGGTGCAGATCTTGGAGTACGCGACGATGCCGTCGTAGCCCCAGTTCTCGTGGCCCTTGGCGGGGTTGAGGTCCTTCGGGTCGAGACGCATGAGGAGGACGGAGGCCTTGGCCTTCTCTTCCAGCATGTGCTCGGAGTCGAGCATGCCGTCCGGGATGACATGGAACACCGAACCGATGGTCACGTCGGAGGCCTTGATCGGCAGACCCGTCGGGTCCTTCGTCAGGCGCAGGCCCTGCTTCCAGAAGGTGTGGCGGAGGAGCTCGTTCGGGTCCTCGGCCGGAGCGAGGTCGCGGACCAGGACGATGCCCGGCAGCGGGAACGCGGCCAGCGCGCCGATCATCGAGTTGCGGATCAGCTTGCGTCGGCTGAAGCCGGACTCCTTGTCGGCCAGCTGGAAGGCCTCGACAGCCTTGGCGCGGGTCGCGTCGGTGCCGCGGGTGCCGTGGCGGAGCTCGGTGATCTCGCGGTCGACGACGAGCGACTTCGACCAGTAGACCGCACCGAGGCCCAGCGCGATGAGTGCGAGGGCGATCGACAGGCCGAGGAAGAGGTTCGCGGTGCGGACCGTCCCGAAGTTGTTCGAGTCGATCGGGAAGGCGACGTAGGCCGCGATCGAGAGGACGCTGCCGACGATCGAGAGGTAGAAGAAGGTCGCGACCTGGCGCTCGGCCAGACGCTGCTTCTTCGGGTCGACGTCGGTGCGGCGCGCGCGGTGCGGCGGCTCACCCGGGTTCTCGAACGGGTCGGCGGGCAGCACCGCGATCCCGGGGGAGGTGGTCGTGCCGTGCTTCTCGACAGCCGAGGACGAGTTCAGCGTCTCGTCGTCGTGCTCTGCCATGGTGTTCCCTTCAGTGTCGTTCGACACGGACGATCAGTTGGACTTCGCGGTCAGCCAGACGGTCATCGCAACGACCGCGCCGAGTCCGAAGATCCAGATGAACAGACCCTCGGCCACCGGGCCCAGGGAGCCGAGTGCGAACCCGCCGGGCGACTTGTTGTCCTGCACGTACTTGAGGTACGTGATGATGTCGGCCTTCTGCTCCGGCGTGAGGTTGAGGTCGTTGAAGACCGGCATGTTCTGCGGGCCGGTCTGCATGGCCTCGTAGATGTGCTTGCCGGAGACCGTCGACAGGTTCGGGGCGTACTTGCCCTCGGTCAGAGCGCCGCCGGCGCCGGCCACGTTGTGGCACATGGCGCAGTTGATGCGGAAGAGCTCTGCACCCTCGGCCGCGTCGCCGTCCTCACCGTTGGTGAGCTCGGTCGAGGGGACGGCCGGGCCGGGGCCCAGCGAGGCGACGTACTCGGCGAGGGCGTCGACCTGCTCGTCCGTGAACTGCGCGGGCTTCTCTTCAGCCTGCGGGCCCTGGGCGGCCATCGGCATGCGGCCGGTGCCGACCTGGAAGTCGACCGAGGCGGCGCCGACACCGATGAGGGACGGACCCTCGCTCGTGCCCTGGGCGGAGAGGCCGTGGCAGGTCGCGCAGTTCGAGGCGAAGAGCTTCTGGCCCTCGTTCACCTTCGACTGGCTGGTCGCTGCGACGGTGGTCGTGCTGTCGTCCGCGTTCGCCGTGGAGCTGAACAGCGCGTACGCACCGCCGGTGGTCATGAGACCCACGACGATGAGCGAGACGGTCGCCATCGGAGAGCGGCGGCCCTTCTTGGACTTGGTTCTGTTGAACATGTGCTGGGGGGTGTCCAGTTCCTACTTGAGAAGGTAGATGACGGCGAAGAGGAAGATCCACACGACGTCGACGAAGTGCCAGTAGTACGACACGACGATGGCGGTGGTCGCTTCCTTGTGACCGAAGTTCTTCGCGGCGAAGCCGCGGCCGAGCGTCAGCAGGAAGGCGATGAGGCCACCCGTGACGTGGAGGCCGTGGAACCCGGTCGTCATGTAGAAGGCCGATCCGTAGGCGCTCGAGGAGAGCGTGACGCCCTCGTGCCAGAGGTTGGCGTACTCGAAGATCTGGCCGCAGACGAAGATCGCGCCCATCGCGTAGGTGACGAAGAACCACTCCGTCATACCCCAGTGGCGCGGGTTCCAGCTCGTGCGGTGCACCTGGAAGCGCTCCGCTGCGAACACCGCGAACTGGCACGCGAAGCTGGACAGCACCAGGATGATCGTGTTCACCGAGGCGAACGGCACCTCGAGCTTGGAGGTTTCGGCCGCCCAGAGCTCGGGGGACGTGCTGCGCAGCGTGAAGTAGATCGCGAACAGGCCGGCGAAGAACATGACCTCGCTGCCCAGCCACACGATCGTCCCCACGGCAACGGCGTTCGGCCTGTTCAGGGCCGGACCGCTGGCGGATCGGGAGAGAGAGGTGCTAGTCACGTCCTCCATTATGGCCGAAACCCCCGACAGTGTTTTCGCAGGAGACTGGCGGGTCTCTCGAATTCACTACGATCGAGCCATGCCTGAAGCACTCTCTTGGCCCGCAGTGATCAGCGCGCTCATGGCGCGCGAGGACCTGACGATCAGGCAATCCACATGGGCCATGGAGGAGATCGTGCACGGGCGCGCCACTCAAGCGCAGATCGCGGCGTTCGCCGTGACCCTCCGAGCCAAGGGCGAGACCGTCGACGAGGTCGTCGGGTTCCGCGACGCGATCCTCGACGCCGCGGTTCCGCTGGACGTCGACCCGATGGCCCTCGACATCGTCGGCACCGGCGGTGACGTCGTCGGTACCGTGAACGTGTCGACGATGGCCGCGATCGTCATCGCCGCCGCCGGGGTGCCGGTCGTCAAGCACGGCAACAAGGCCAGCTCCTCGAAGTCCGGGTCGAGCGACGTACTCGCCGCACTCGGCCTCGATCTCACGATGGACGCCGCGCGTGTCGCGGACACCTTCCGGCGTGTCGGGCTGACCTTCGCGTTCGCCAACGCGTTCCACCCCGGCTTCGCCCACGCCGGGCCGGTCCGGCGCGAGATCGGCGTGCCGACGGTCTTCAACTTCCTCGGACCGCTCGTCAACCCCGCACGGTGCGAGGCCAACGCCGTCGGAGTGGCCCAGCTCGAGCTCGTGCCGATCATCACGGGCGTGTTCCAGACCCGCGGCGCGACCGCCCTGGTGTTCCGCGGTGACGACGGTCTCGACGAGCTCACGACCACCGGGCACAGCCACATCTGGGAGGTCACCGGCGGGCGCATCACCGAGCACGACCTCGACCCGCGTGACCTCGGCATCGCCCGTGCCCGCACGGAAGACCTGCTCGGTGGCGACCCGGAGCACAACGCCGGCGTCGTGCACCGCGTCCTGGCGGGGGAGACCGGCCCGGTCCGCGACATCGTGCTCCTGAACGCCGCTGCCGGCCTGGTGTCCTTCCGGCTCGCGCAGGACCCGGCCCAGTCCGACCGCCCGATCCTGCAGCGGTTCCGGGAGCAGCTCGCGGTCGCCGCCGAGGCGATCGACTCGGGCGCCGGCGCCCGCAAGCTGGCTGATTGGGTCGGCGAAGGTCCCGCCGCGTAGTCCACGCCGCCCCGCGCACCGTGCGCGGTGCGTCACCCGGTGCGAGCCCGGCGGCTCGGTGCAGCGCCACGAGCGCGCACCCGGCGGCCACCGCCGCACCCGGCGAACAAACCCGCACCGTGCCGCGCCAGCAACCCCGTGCCGGACGGGAGGCCCGCGGCGGGCCCGCACCGCGCCTCCAGTCCGCACCGTGCGCGGTCCGCGATCCCGTGCCGCTTCCGCGCGAGCCGCACCGTGCGCGGTGCGTCACCCGGTGCGAGCCCGGCGGCTCGGTGCAGCGCCACAAACGCGCACCCGGCGGTCACCGCCGCACCCGGCGAACAAACCCGCACCGTGCCGGGCCGGCCACAACCCCACCACCACCCGCCGACCGGACCCCGTGACGGACGCGCAGGAGACGCAACACGACGGGAGGCCCGGTGCCGGTTCCTGGAACCGGCACCGGGCCTCCCGTCGGTGCGTTCAGTGCACGCGGTCAGCGTGCGCCCGCGTCGTTACTGGACGTCCTCGTCGACCCAGTCGAAGGTCTTCGTGACGGCCTTCTTCCAGAGGCGGAGCGTGCGCTCGCGCTCCGCGGCGTCGAGCTGCGGCTCCCAGCGCTTGTCCTCCTGCCAGTTGGCACGGAGCTCGTCGAGGTTGGCCCAGAAGCCGACCGCGAGACCGGCCGCGTAGGCCGCGCCGAGCGCCGTCGTCTCGGCGACGACCGGACGCACCACCGGCACGTTGAGGATGTCGGCCTGGAACTGCATGAGCTCGTTGTTGGCGGTCATGCCGCCGTCCACCTTGAGCTCCGTCAGGTCCACGCCCGAGTCGGCGTTGACGGCGTCGAGGACCTCGCGGGTCTGCAGCGCCGTCGCCTCGAGCGCCGCACGTGCGATGTGCCCCTTGTTGACGTAGCGGGTCAGGCCGACGATGGCACCGCGGGCATCCGGACGCCAGTACGGCGCGAACAGCCCGGAGAAGGCCGGCACGAAGTACACGCCGCCGTTGTCCTCGACGGTCTTGGCCAGCGCCTCGACCTCCGGGGCACTGCCGATGAGACCGAGGTTGTCACGGAGCCACTGGATCAGCGAGCCCGTGACCGCGATCGAGCCCTCGAGCGCGTAGTGCGTCTCCTGGTTGCCGAGCTTGTAGCCGACGGTGGTGAGCAGGCCGTTCTCGGAGCGGACGATCTCGGTACCGGTGTTGAAGATGAGGAAGTTGCCGGTGCCGTAGGTGTTCTTCGACTCGCCCTGGTCGAACGCCGCCTGGCCGAAGGTCGCGGCCTGCTGGTCGCCGAGGATGCCCGCGATCGGGACCTCGCGGAGCAGGTTCGACGACTCGACGTGGCCGTAGACCTCGGAGGAGCTGACGATCTCCGGGAGCATCGACTTCGGCACACCGAAGTCGGCGAGGATGTCGTCGCGCCACTGGAGCGTCTCGAGGTCCATGAACAGCGTGCGGGACGCGTTCGTGACGTCGGTCTTGTGGACGCCGCCGTCGACGCCACCGGTCAGGTTCCAGAGGACCCAGGTGTCGGTGGTGCCGAAGAGCAGGTCCCCGGCCTCGGCCTTCTCACGCGCACCCTCGACGTTCTCGAGGATCCACATGATCTTGGTGCCGGCGAAGTACGTCGCGAGCGGGAGGCCGACGATCGCCTTGTAGCGGTCGGTGTCCCCCTCGGCGAGCTTGTCGACGATCGACTGCGTGCGGGTGTCCTGCCAGACGATCGCGTTGTAGATCGGCTTGCCGGTGGTCTTGTCCCAGACGACGGCGGTCTCGCGCTGGTTCGTGATGCCCACGGCGGCGACGTCGTGACGCGTGATGTCGGCACGCGACAGTGCCTGACCGATCACCTCGCGGGTGTTGTCCCAGATCTCGGCGGGGTCGTGCTCGACCCACCCGGCGCGCGGGAAGATCTGCTCGTGTTCCTTCTGCCCGGTCGAGATGATCGAGCCGGAGTGATCGAAGACGATCGCTCGGGTGGAGGTCGTGCCCTGGTCGATGGCGACGATGTAGTCGGCCATTGGTGCTCCTTACGGGTGTTCGGTGCGGTGAGCGGCCCGTGCGGACGGGCCGCTCACCCCGGGGTTGGGTTGGTTCAGCTGACGACGGGCAGCAGCGCGTAGGACAGGCCGGCGGCGATGGCGCCACCGAGCAGCGGTCCGACGACGGGCACCCAGGCGTAGGCCCAGTCACTCGAGCCCTTGCCCTTGATGGGAAGGAGGGCGTGCGCGATGCGCGGGCCGAGGTCACGGGCGGGGTTGATGGCGTAGCCGGTCGGGCCACCGAGGCTGACACCGATCGCGATCACGAGGAAGGCGACGGGGATCGCGCCGAGCTCCGACGGGGTCTGGCCGTTGGTGAAGGCGATGACGACGAACACCAGCACGAATGTGCCGATGATCTCGGTCACGAGGTTCCAGCCGTACGAACGGATCGCGGGGCCGGTGGAGAAGACGCCGAGCTTGGCGGCCGCGTCGGGCTCCTCGTCGAAGTGCTGCTTGTAGGCGAGCCAGACGATCACGGCACCGATGACCGCGCCGATGAGCTGGGCGAGCCAGAACAGCAGCATCGCGCCGACGGTGATGTTGCCGAGGATGGCCTGTGCGAGGCTGACGGCCGGGTTGAGCTGGCCGCCCGACTTGTAGGACACGGTGACGCCGGCGAAGACCGCGAAGCCCCAGCCGATCGTGACCATGAGGAAGCCGGCCCCGAAGCCCTTCGACTTCGTGAGGGAGACGGCGGCGACGACACCGCCACCCAGGATGATGAGCATCGCCGTGCCGACGAGCTCGGACAGGAACTTGACGCCGATGTCGTCCATCGGTGACCTCCAGTGCGTGAGGTGGGGGTCCGGTGGTGCTGCGCCGCACTCCCCGTTGAGTGATTGAGGCCGAGCATAGTGACGCCGAGAACGACGGGGCGATGAATTCCTGAGGGAAGTCCGCGATCGTGCACGAACGTGCAAGCGCCGTGCGCTGTGGGGGATCGCGAGCCGGTGACGCGTCCCCGTCGCAGTGCACGAACGTGCAGACCGGACGAACGAGCGCCCGGGCGTCGGATGTAGATTGGGCGCACTCCGGTCGACGACGGCGGTGTGCAGTTCGCCTCGGTTCGGCCCCGTACCCGTGGAGGCACGCGCATGAAGAAGCTCATCAACGACCCGCAGGCCGTGGTCGACGAGACCGTCCGGGGCTTCGCCCGGGCACACGCCGGTCACGTGGTCCTGGTCGAGGACCCGATCCACCTGCACCGCGCCGACGCTCCCGTCGCCGGCAAGGTCGGCATCATCAGCGGCGGCGGCAGCGGACACGAGCCGCTGCACGCGGGCTTCGTCGGGTACGGCATGCTCGACGCCGCCGTCCCGGGCCCGGTGTTCACGAGTCCGACCCCGGACCCGATCGTCGCGGCCACCAAGGCCGTCGACGGCGGCGCGGGCGTCCTGCACATCGTGAAGAACTACACCGGCGACGTCCTGAACTTCGAGACCGCCGCCGAGCTCGCCGAGATGGACGACATCCGCGTCGAGGCCGTCGTGGTCGACGACGACGTCGCCGTGCAGGACTCGCTCTACACCGCCGGTCGCCGCGGCGTGGCCGGCACCGTCGTCGTGGAGAAGTGCGCCGGTGCCGCGGCCGAGCGCGGTGACGACCTCGACGCCGTCGCCGCGGTCGCCCGCCACGTCAACGACGTCACGCGGTCGATGGGCCTGGCCCTGGCGTCCGGCACCGTGCCGCACGCGGGGGAGCCGTCCTTCACGCTCGCGGACGACGAGGTCGAGCTCGGCATCGGCATCCACGGCG of the Curtobacterium sp. TC1 genome contains:
- a CDS encoding phosphodiesterase, producing MDSRTAEHPRPNHFLLHLSDTHLVSGDGDLYGGVDSAARLTEIVADIEASGTRPEAIVVTGDVADKGEPGAYARVREIVEPAARRIGAQVIWAMGNHDERGAFRQELFGLQPTDRPVDFVYDVNGLRVITLDTSVPGRHHGEVSPEQLDWLAEVLSEAAPHGTILAMHHPPVPSVQDLTVLVELRDQQALAEVVEGSDVLAIIAGHLHYSTSAVFAGIPVSVASATCYTQDLTEFQGGTRGRDGAQSFNLVHVYGRNVVHSVVPIGHYSTVGEPVSAVETEARLAAHGVTIPPAVEPAPVTSSIPVFTLDSVPVSPIHR
- a CDS encoding cytochrome b, with amino-acid sequence MTSTPTTTAPSSTANKPAPERGSRIIGGVANYIDERTSISGLVKEVGRKIFPDHWSFMLGEVALYSFVVVLLSGTFLTFFFQASMAEVVYNGSYVPLKGVEMSTALQSTLDISFDIRGGLFVRQVHHWAALLFVASIMLHMARVFFTGAFRKPRELNWVFGFLLWVLAMGEGFTGYSLPDDLLSGNGLRIIVGMIEGVPVIGVWIAYLLFGGEFPGTDIVGRLYTLHILLLPAILVAVLGVHLVLVVINKHTQFAGPGKTNDNVVGVPILPAFAAKAGGFFFIVAGIIALIASMFTINPIWNYGPYDPSPVSAGTQPDWYIGFADGALRLVPPHWEVVWFGYTVSFNILAPIAVLVLLILAILLYPFLESWITGDKREHHILDRPRNAPTRTAIGAAGITLYASLWAAASSDIIATHFLVSIEHVIHVIQATTVLGPFVAFWITKRVCLALQKKDREIVLHGYESGRIVRLPHGEYIEVHEQLDEYERWKLLQFNEYKPLMIRPNAKGQITVVQKARASISRFFFEDRIEPVSKAELEAAHAAHHGPDLAGGHQAPQVGPGDH
- a CDS encoding ubiquinol-cytochrome c reductase iron-sulfur subunit — translated: MAEHDDETLNSSSAVEKHGTTTSPGIAVLPADPFENPGEPPHRARRTDVDPKKQRLAERQVATFFYLSIVGSVLSIAAYVAFPIDSNNFGTVRTANLFLGLSIALALIALGLGAVYWSKSLVVDREITELRHGTRGTDATRAKAVEAFQLADKESGFSRRKLIRNSMIGALAAFPLPGIVLVRDLAPAEDPNELLRHTFWKQGLRLTKDPTGLPIKASDVTIGSVFHVIPDGMLDSEHMLEEKAKASVLLMRLDPKDLNPAKGHENWGYDGIVAYSKICTHVGCPVALYEQQTHHLLCPCHQSTFDVSNNCEVIFGPAARPLPQLPIAIDDDGYLVAQSDFHEPVGPSFWERER
- a CDS encoding cytochrome c, with the translated sequence MFNRTKSKKGRRSPMATVSLIVVGLMTTGGAYALFSSTANADDSTTTVAATSQSKVNEGQKLFASNCATCHGLSAQGTSEGPSLIGVGAASVDFQVGTGRMPMAAQGPQAEEKPAQFTDEQVDALAEYVASLGPGPAVPSTELTNGEDGDAAEGAELFRINCAMCHNVAGAGGALTEGKYAPNLSTVSGKHIYEAMQTGPQNMPVFNDLNLTPEQKADIITYLKYVQDNKSPGGFALGSLGPVAEGLFIWIFGLGAVVAMTVWLTAKSN
- a CDS encoding heme-copper oxidase subunit III, with translation MEDVTSTSLSRSASGPALNRPNAVAVGTIVWLGSEVMFFAGLFAIYFTLRSTSPELWAAETSKLEVPFASVNTIILVLSSFACQFAVFAAERFQVHRTSWNPRHWGMTEWFFVTYAMGAIFVCGQIFEYANLWHEGVTLSSSAYGSAFYMTTGFHGLHVTGGLIAFLLTLGRGFAAKNFGHKEATTAIVVSYYWHFVDVVWIFLFAVIYLLK
- the trpD gene encoding anthranilate phosphoribosyltransferase, which encodes MPEALSWPAVISALMAREDLTIRQSTWAMEEIVHGRATQAQIAAFAVTLRAKGETVDEVVGFRDAILDAAVPLDVDPMALDIVGTGGDVVGTVNVSTMAAIVIAAAGVPVVKHGNKASSSKSGSSDVLAALGLDLTMDAARVADTFRRVGLTFAFANAFHPGFAHAGPVRREIGVPTVFNFLGPLVNPARCEANAVGVAQLELVPIITGVFQTRGATALVFRGDDGLDELTTTGHSHIWEVTGGRITEHDLDPRDLGIARARTEDLLGGDPEHNAGVVHRVLAGETGPVRDIVLLNAAAGLVSFRLAQDPAQSDRPILQRFREQLAVAAEAIDSGAGARKLADWVGEGPAA
- the glpK gene encoding glycerol kinase GlpK, whose product is MADYIVAIDQGTTSTRAIVFDHSGSIISTGQKEHEQIFPRAGWVEHDPAEIWDNTREVIGQALSRADITRHDVAAVGITNQRETAVVWDKTTGKPIYNAIVWQDTRTQSIVDKLAEGDTDRYKAIVGLPLATYFAGTKIMWILENVEGAREKAEAGDLLFGTTDTWVLWNLTGGVDGGVHKTDVTNASRTLFMDLETLQWRDDILADFGVPKSMLPEIVSSSEVYGHVESSNLLREVPIAGILGDQQAATFGQAAFDQGESKNTYGTGNFLIFNTGTEIVRSENGLLTTVGYKLGNQETHYALEGSIAVTGSLIQWLRDNLGLIGSAPEVEALAKTVEDNGGVYFVPAFSGLFAPYWRPDARGAIVGLTRYVNKGHIARAALEATALQTREVLDAVNADSGVDLTELKVDGGMTANNELMQFQADILNVPVVRPVVAETTALGAAYAAGLAVGFWANLDELRANWQEDKRWEPQLDAAERERTLRLWKKAVTKTFDWVDEDVQ
- a CDS encoding MIP/aquaporin family protein; amino-acid sequence: MDDIGVKFLSELVGTAMLIILGGGVVAAVSLTKSKGFGAGFLMVTIGWGFAVFAGVTVSYKSGGQLNPAVSLAQAILGNITVGAMLLFWLAQLIGAVIGAVIVWLAYKQHFDEEPDAAAKLGVFSTGPAIRSYGWNLVTEIIGTFVLVFVVIAFTNGQTPSELGAIPVAFLVIAIGVSLGGPTGYAINPARDLGPRIAHALLPIKGKGSSDWAYAWVPVVGPLLGGAIAAGLSYALLPVVS
- the dhaK gene encoding dihydroxyacetone kinase subunit DhaK, yielding MKKLINDPQAVVDETVRGFARAHAGHVVLVEDPIHLHRADAPVAGKVGIISGGGSGHEPLHAGFVGYGMLDAAVPGPVFTSPTPDPIVAATKAVDGGAGVLHIVKNYTGDVLNFETAAELAEMDDIRVEAVVVDDDVAVQDSLYTAGRRGVAGTVVVEKCAGAAAERGDDLDAVAAVARHVNDVTRSMGLALASGTVPHAGEPSFTLADDEVELGIGIHGEPGRERIPMAPADQLVDRVLEPILTDLDAPAGSKLLLLVNGMGGTPLSELYIAYRRAAEVLMDRGYDVTRSLVGDYVTSLEMQGFSLTVTVLDDELTALWDAPVETPALRWGR